A stretch of the Thiomicrorhabdus xiamenensis genome encodes the following:
- the ribD gene encoding bifunctional diaminohydroxyphosphoribosylaminopyrimidine deaminase/5-amino-6-(5-phosphoribosylamino)uracil reductase RibD translates to MWKGEDQTYMQQAIALAYKGFYSTKPNPAVGCVLVKDDKVIGQGWHHKAGQPHAEKEALADALNNAQDVSGSTAYVTLEPCSHHGRTPPCSDALIDAGVSRVVVAMQDPNPLVGGNGIKRLQNAGIDVQVGLLEKEAYELNHGFLHRMRTGLPYVRLKMASSLDGRTAMANGESQWITGADSRVEVHKMRAHAGAVIIGIGTILADDPSMTVRLDEALLAEMNLSAEEANPIRVVLDPNLSLPMQAKMLALPGRTIVMTSKETVENSLERVEEFHRHGVELVAVAAQDDKLDIESVLHYLADEEQVNDVMVESGAIVAGAFVESGFVNEIHAFVAPVLMGDQAKPMFVLPSVTNMNDKLQFSVTDISTFGDDIRMILKPKRHLKSN, encoded by the coding sequence ATGTGGAAAGGCGAAGATCAGACCTATATGCAGCAGGCGATTGCGCTGGCGTATAAGGGATTTTATTCAACCAAGCCGAATCCGGCGGTAGGATGCGTTCTGGTTAAGGACGATAAGGTGATCGGTCAGGGGTGGCACCATAAAGCCGGCCAGCCGCACGCGGAAAAAGAAGCTCTGGCGGATGCACTGAACAATGCGCAGGATGTTTCCGGTTCAACTGCTTATGTCACTCTGGAACCCTGTTCGCATCACGGACGGACGCCGCCGTGCAGCGATGCGCTAATTGATGCTGGAGTCAGTCGTGTGGTTGTGGCGATGCAAGATCCGAACCCATTGGTGGGCGGAAATGGAATTAAACGCCTGCAAAATGCCGGAATTGACGTGCAGGTCGGGCTGCTTGAAAAAGAGGCTTATGAATTGAATCATGGTTTCTTGCATCGCATGCGTACCGGTTTACCTTATGTTCGCCTGAAAATGGCCAGTAGCCTGGATGGTCGTACGGCTATGGCAAATGGTGAAAGTCAATGGATTACCGGTGCGGATTCACGGGTTGAAGTACATAAGATGCGCGCCCATGCCGGTGCAGTGATTATCGGGATTGGTACGATATTGGCGGATGATCCAAGTATGACCGTTCGGCTGGATGAAGCGCTCTTGGCTGAAATGAATTTGAGTGCGGAAGAAGCCAATCCGATACGAGTGGTGCTTGATCCGAATTTAAGTCTGCCTATGCAGGCCAAAATGCTTGCGCTTCCCGGCAGAACGATTGTCATGACCTCCAAAGAGACCGTTGAAAACAGTTTGGAGCGGGTTGAGGAGTTTCACCGTCATGGTGTCGAGCTGGTCGCCGTCGCCGCTCAGGACGATAAACTGGATATTGAGTCCGTCTTGCACTATCTTGCGGACGAAGAGCAGGTCAATGATGTGATGGTTGAGAGTGGTGCGATTGTCGCCGGAGCCTTTGTCGAATCCGGTTTTGTTAATGAAATCCACGCTTTTGTCGCCCCGGTTCTGATGGGGGACCAAGCCAAACCGATGTTTGTCTTGCCGTCGGTCACAAATATGAATGATAAGTTACAGTTTTCGGTCACTGATATCAGCACTTTTGGTGACGATATACGAATGATTCTAAAACCGAAACGTCATCTTAAAAGCAATTAA
- the nrdR gene encoding transcriptional regulator NrdR: MHCPFCNAPDTKVVDSRLATEGVQVRRRRECIQCGERFTTYESAELSLPRVVKSDGNRERFDEEKIRRGLIKALEKRPVASESIDQVVNSIMKRAMTEGVREISSSQIGEWLMDELSELDQVAYVRFASVYRSFQDVNAFREEIERLMVSTTAKSK; this comes from the coding sequence ATGCACTGTCCATTTTGTAATGCCCCGGATACCAAAGTTGTAGATTCCCGTCTGGCGACCGAAGGGGTTCAGGTTCGCCGCCGCCGTGAGTGTATTCAGTGCGGTGAACGCTTTACCACCTATGAGTCCGCCGAGCTTTCACTGCCGCGCGTTGTTAAAAGTGACGGAAATCGTGAGCGTTTTGATGAAGAGAAAATCCGTCGCGGTTTAATCAAGGCGCTAGAGAAACGTCCAGTAGCGAGTGAATCGATTGATCAGGTGGTCAATTCGATTATGAAACGCGCTATGACCGAAGGGGTTAGAGAGATCTCTTCAAGCCAGATCGGTGAATGGTTGATGGATGAACTAAGCGAACTGGATCAGGTCGCCTATGTCCGATTCGCTTCGGTTTACCGTTCTTTCCAGGATGTGAATGCGTTTCGTGAAGAGATCGAGCGTTTGATGGTTTCGACAACGGCAAAGTCAAAATAA
- the glyA gene encoding serine hydroxymethyltransferase: protein MFTKDMTIAGYDDLIADAIKNEENRQETHIELIASENYTSPRVMEAQGSYFTNKYAEGYPGKRYYGGCEFADIVEQAAIDRAKELFGADYANVQPHSGSQANAAVYMALCEPGDTVLGMSLAHGGHLTHGSHVSFSGKIYNAVQYGIDPVSGQIDYDEVQKLADEHKPKMIVAGFSAYSQVIDWSKFRAIADSVGAYLFVDMAHVAGLIAGGQYPNPVPFADVVTTTTHKTLRGPRGGLILCKSNPDLEKKLNSAIFPGGQGGPLVHVMAAKAVAFKECLEPSWKDYCVNVIKNAKAMAEVFKARGCDVVSGGTENHLFLVSLIEKGLTGKLVDAALDAAHITINKNSVPNDPMSPFVTSGIRVGTAAATTRGFDVEDCTNLATWMCDVIDACDQSSESWDESVVAEVREKVSALCAAKPVYK from the coding sequence ATGTTTACAAAAGACATGACGATTGCTGGATATGATGATCTGATTGCCGATGCGATTAAAAATGAAGAGAATCGTCAAGAAACTCACATTGAGCTGATTGCGTCTGAGAACTACACCAGTCCACGCGTAATGGAAGCGCAGGGGTCTTACTTCACGAATAAATATGCGGAAGGTTACCCAGGCAAGCGTTACTACGGCGGTTGTGAGTTTGCTGATATTGTTGAGCAGGCTGCGATTGATCGCGCGAAAGAGTTGTTCGGCGCAGATTATGCGAACGTTCAGCCGCACTCCGGTTCTCAGGCAAATGCAGCGGTTTACATGGCATTGTGCGAGCCGGGCGATACCGTTCTGGGTATGAGTCTGGCGCATGGTGGGCACCTGACACACGGTTCTCACGTAAGCTTCTCCGGTAAAATCTACAATGCAGTACAGTACGGTATCGATCCGGTTAGCGGTCAGATCGACTATGACGAAGTTCAGAAGTTGGCTGACGAGCACAAGCCGAAAATGATCGTGGCCGGTTTCTCTGCCTACTCTCAGGTTATTGACTGGTCGAAGTTCCGTGCGATTGCCGATTCTGTCGGTGCTTACCTGTTTGTCGATATGGCGCACGTTGCCGGTCTGATTGCTGGTGGTCAATATCCGAATCCGGTTCCATTCGCTGACGTTGTCACCACAACGACTCACAAGACGCTTCGCGGTCCGCGCGGTGGTCTGATTCTGTGCAAGTCTAACCCGGATCTTGAAAAGAAACTGAACTCGGCGATTTTCCCGGGCGGTCAGGGTGGTCCTCTGGTTCACGTTATGGCGGCTAAGGCGGTAGCCTTTAAAGAGTGTCTGGAACCTTCATGGAAAGATTACTGCGTTAACGTAATCAAAAATGCCAAAGCAATGGCGGAAGTCTTTAAGGCGCGCGGTTGCGATGTGGTTTCCGGCGGGACTGAAAACCACCTGTTCCTGGTTAGCCTGATTGAAAAAGGTCTGACCGGTAAGCTGGTTGATGCGGCTCTGGATGCGGCGCATATCACGATCAACAAGAACTCGGTTCCTAACGATCCTATGTCTCCATTCGTAACTTCCGGTATCCGTGTCGGTACCGCTGCGGCAACTACTCGCGGTTTCGATGTGGAAGACTGTACCAACCTTGCAACCTGGATGTGTGATGTCATCGACGCGTGTGATCAGTCTAGCGAGAGCTGGGATGAAAGCGTGGTTGCAGAGGTACGTGAAAAAGTTTCTGCACTTTGCGCAGCCAAGCCGGTTTATAAATAA
- the ettA gene encoding energy-dependent translational throttle protein EttA → MAQFVYTMNRVGKVVPPNRHILKDISLSFFPGAKIGVLGLNGAGKSTLLRIMAGIDTDIVGEARPQPGIKVGYLPQEPQLDESKDVRGNIEEAVKEVKDALAELDAVYAAYAEPDADFDALAKKQAEIEDIIQAKDGHNIDRTLEIAADALRLPPWDADVSKLSGGEKRRVALCKLLLEKPDMLLLDEPTNHLDAESIAWLERFLLEFPGTVVAITHDRYFLDNAAQWILELDRGEGIPFEGNYSSWLEQKEKRLEQEAKSEAARMKTIKSELEWVRQGAKGRHAKSKARLARFDELSSQEQQKRNETSEIFIPVAERLGEKVIEVNNLSKSFGERLLIDDLSFNLPQGGIVGIIGANGAGKSTLFRMLTGQEQPDSGSVEFGETVKLSYVDQSRDALDDNKSVWEEISEGDDIFMVGNIEVNSRAYCSRFNFKGGDQQKKIGQLSGGERNRVHLAKMLRSGGNVLLLDEPTNDLDVETLRALEEALLEFAGCAVVISHDRWFLDRIATHILAFEGDSHVEWFEGNFTDYEADLKRRKGADAAQPHRIKYKPISKG, encoded by the coding sequence ATGGCGCAATTTGTTTACACCATGAACCGCGTGGGGAAAGTTGTCCCACCGAATCGTCACATCTTAAAAGATATCTCTTTGTCCTTCTTTCCCGGCGCTAAGATCGGTGTTCTCGGTCTCAACGGAGCCGGTAAGTCGACGCTTTTGAGAATCATGGCGGGCATCGATACCGATATCGTCGGTGAAGCACGTCCGCAACCGGGGATCAAGGTCGGTTATCTGCCACAGGAACCGCAGCTGGACGAATCGAAAGATGTACGCGGCAATATCGAAGAAGCGGTTAAAGAAGTCAAAGATGCTCTGGCTGAACTGGATGCGGTTTACGCCGCTTATGCCGAACCGGATGCTGATTTTGATGCTCTGGCCAAAAAACAAGCTGAGATCGAAGACATTATTCAGGCTAAAGACGGTCACAATATCGACCGTACTTTAGAAATTGCCGCCGACGCTCTGCGCCTGCCGCCTTGGGACGCCGATGTTTCCAAACTATCCGGTGGTGAAAAGCGCCGTGTTGCCCTGTGCAAGCTATTGCTGGAAAAACCGGACATGCTGCTGCTTGACGAACCAACCAACCACTTGGATGCTGAATCGATCGCGTGGCTGGAACGCTTCCTACTTGAATTCCCGGGAACCGTAGTGGCGATCACCCACGACCGTTACTTCTTGGATAATGCCGCGCAATGGATTCTGGAGCTTGACCGTGGTGAAGGCATCCCATTCGAAGGAAACTACTCTTCGTGGCTGGAACAGAAAGAGAAACGTCTTGAACAGGAAGCCAAATCCGAAGCGGCGCGCATGAAAACCATTAAAAGCGAATTGGAGTGGGTTCGCCAAGGTGCTAAAGGCCGTCACGCCAAATCCAAAGCGCGTCTGGCCCGTTTTGATGAGCTGAGTTCGCAAGAACAGCAGAAACGCAACGAGACCAGCGAAATCTTTATTCCGGTTGCCGAACGCCTTGGTGAAAAAGTCATTGAAGTGAATAACCTTTCAAAATCTTTCGGCGAGCGTCTATTAATTGACGACCTCTCTTTCAACCTGCCACAGGGTGGAATTGTCGGGATCATCGGTGCAAACGGTGCCGGTAAATCGACCCTGTTCCGCATGCTGACCGGACAGGAACAGCCGGATTCGGGCTCTGTTGAATTCGGTGAAACGGTGAAATTATCCTATGTTGACCAAAGCCGCGATGCGCTGGATGACAATAAATCGGTCTGGGAAGAGATCTCTGAAGGCGACGATATCTTTATGGTCGGCAATATCGAAGTGAATTCACGCGCCTACTGCTCGCGATTCAATTTCAAAGGTGGCGATCAGCAGAAGAAAATCGGTCAGCTTTCCGGTGGTGAACGTAACCGTGTTCACCTGGCTAAAATGCTGCGCAGTGGCGGTAACGTCCTGCTCCTGGATGAACCGACCAACGATCTGGATGTAGAAACGCTACGAGCGCTTGAAGAGGCCCTACTGGAATTTGCCGGCTGTGCGGTGGTTATCTCCCACGACCGCTGGTTCCTGGACCGTATTGCGACGCATATTCTTGCATTCGAAGGCGACTCTCATGTAGAGTGGTTCGAAGGAAACTTCACCGATTATGAAGCCGACCTTAAACGCCGTAAAGGTGCGGATGCAGCACAGCCTCACCGCATCAAGTACAAGCCGATTTCAAAAGGCTAA
- a CDS encoding sensor domain-containing diguanylate cyclase, with amino-acid sequence MSDALKHTYSHLEAIANAMPDPIFIMGRDGTYLDIVGGQERTLYADGSSLIGKTYHQVLPEKMADRFLKVVQKAIASNTLQEIEYQLANDEVNGVSEGPSGGQWYEARVYPVDSESYGQPAAIWLAINITSRKHMEEQIEHLSSNDPLTNLYNRDFFLDLLNEELNRAKMNNQPLSLIKINLDCFKNITDGYGHEMGDKAILGAAHAIQSVIKDMGPIGRLSCDQFMVALPEVKAVDALRIGKLIQEKISGHKFKLDDGQTTCLTSHAGVTELRSPDEDSQILFKRVNEAIQSLASTREIIRIM; translated from the coding sequence ATGAGCGACGCGCTGAAACACACTTACTCTCATCTTGAGGCGATAGCCAATGCAATGCCCGACCCGATTTTCATTATGGGCCGGGACGGCACCTATCTGGACATTGTCGGCGGTCAGGAGCGTACGCTCTATGCTGACGGTTCCAGCCTTATCGGTAAAACCTATCATCAGGTACTGCCGGAAAAGATGGCTGACCGTTTCTTGAAAGTCGTGCAGAAGGCAATCGCATCCAATACGCTGCAAGAGATCGAATACCAGCTGGCGAATGACGAAGTCAACGGCGTTTCCGAAGGCCCTTCCGGCGGGCAATGGTATGAAGCGAGGGTTTATCCGGTTGACAGCGAAAGCTACGGACAACCGGCTGCGATCTGGCTGGCGATTAATATTACCAGCCGCAAGCATATGGAAGAACAGATCGAGCACCTCTCTTCCAATGACCCTTTGACGAATCTGTATAACCGCGACTTCTTCCTTGACCTGCTCAACGAAGAACTCAATCGCGCCAAGATGAATAATCAGCCACTATCCCTGATTAAGATCAATCTGGATTGCTTCAAAAACATTACCGACGGCTATGGTCACGAAATGGGCGACAAAGCGATTTTAGGTGCGGCTCACGCCATTCAATCGGTCATCAAGGATATGGGGCCGATCGGCCGCTTGAGCTGCGATCAGTTCATGGTCGCCCTACCGGAAGTCAAGGCTGTTGACGCTCTACGCATCGGAAAGCTGATTCAGGAAAAAATCTCCGGGCACAAATTCAAACTGGATGACGGCCAAACGACTTGCCTGACCAGCCATGCCGGTGTTACCGAGTTACGTAGCCCGGACGAAGACAGTCAAATCCTCTTCAAACGCGTTAACGAAGCCATTCAAAGCTTAGCCAGCACGCGCGAAATTATCCGCATTATGTAA
- a CDS encoding DsrE family protein: MHLFKKMIPILLIALAFFGLNTQAQAADDGAKVVYHVDFADPTRYSATLTSINNIMNFYESELMEPEVHLVFVGYGLRFTTDDALKGTPYEHDAALLERRDELKGRLDALINVRGVKVHLCDKTRDEVGLPQDKVYKGIQFAPSGVAKIAILQSEGFAYLKIQ; this comes from the coding sequence ATGCATCTATTCAAAAAGATGATTCCAATTCTGCTGATCGCTCTGGCATTTTTCGGACTGAACACTCAGGCGCAGGCCGCCGATGACGGTGCCAAGGTGGTGTATCATGTCGATTTTGCCGACCCGACCCGTTACTCGGCAACCCTGACTTCCATCAACAATATTATGAACTTCTACGAATCCGAACTGATGGAACCGGAAGTCCATCTGGTCTTTGTCGGTTACGGTCTGCGCTTTACCACCGATGATGCCTTAAAGGGCACGCCTTACGAGCATGACGCAGCGTTACTGGAACGTCGTGATGAATTAAAAGGCCGTCTGGATGCGTTAATCAACGTGCGCGGAGTCAAAGTGCACTTATGCGACAAAACCCGCGATGAAGTCGGGCTTCCGCAGGATAAGGTCTATAAAGGCATTCAGTTTGCGCCGTCCGGCGTCGCCAAGATTGCTATTTTGCAGAGCGAAGGTTTTGCTTATTTGAAGATCCAGTAA
- a CDS encoding methyl-accepting chemotaxis protein yields MSIKARLILLAAVAFISIVLVSILSLWSSEKQKEIIHHTNQIVELSEAASFHNQIQSINMQYLLTLQHDPSNPDIVKMHDHPTSMHWDKMQDLIEETKTQLSEFKGHESAEEFTSDVKAFEERLLKYFQDIEEGIRFYSKGEFTHANHHYLTVINPDSVQTLQKIDQFRAHLREVSHEAQAEAEAFAGFQENLMLGSGLFFLVLIVAISWTLIQSIRKGIHSTVQEVNQVVDTMNFNQKLSDRSDELGEISKALNLMLMAIKTSISETNTVVSAIANGDFTKRVNSQQKGDLDILKQGVNGSAESVDFMMSELSKVMQALYQGQFDIQMDPRVPKSFSQQVDDALNSINTVMVEIINVMSAMNKGQFDQRVQVEARGDLAELKERVNSSMDSLSQAISDIKRIVVAQSEGDLTQSITQSYEGELAVLKDAINKSIASLDEIVFVAMEAAGTVATAADEVAAGSMDLSQRVQEQAASIEQSSATMEEFSSSVQNNAQSASEETNIEHEVESKAKAASEVMSQTIVAMNAIQESSHKISEIVSMIDGIAFQTNLLALNAAVEAARAGEHGRGFAVVAGEVRALAQKSAEAAKDISSLINESVNRIDQGTKLATESGEVINQITDSIEQVTRMSEQISGASNEQAQGVQQLQIAIGQIDQVTQQNAALVEETSAAAESMRDQATVLKEKMSFFRTTKLSSQLPPVSAKPVQSEVKSIAAPAAKKEEPIQIQSKDGKGKGQSNYGSGEDWVDF; encoded by the coding sequence ATGTCTATTAAGGCAAGGTTGATACTTTTGGCGGCGGTAGCCTTTATATCGATTGTTTTGGTTTCTATTTTGAGTTTATGGAGTAGTGAGAAGCAAAAAGAAATTATTCATCATACCAATCAGATAGTCGAGTTATCGGAGGCTGCCAGTTTTCATAATCAGATTCAATCGATCAATATGCAGTATCTTTTGACTTTGCAACATGACCCATCCAATCCCGATATTGTCAAAATGCATGATCACCCGACGTCGATGCATTGGGATAAAATGCAAGATTTGATTGAAGAGACTAAGACGCAGTTAAGCGAATTTAAAGGGCATGAGTCCGCAGAGGAATTTACGTCGGATGTAAAAGCATTTGAAGAACGTTTGCTTAAATATTTTCAGGACATTGAGGAAGGAATTCGCTTTTATTCTAAAGGGGAGTTTACTCACGCCAATCACCATTATCTGACGGTAATCAACCCTGATTCGGTGCAAACTTTACAGAAAATCGATCAGTTCAGAGCACACTTGAGAGAAGTGAGCCATGAAGCCCAGGCTGAAGCAGAAGCTTTTGCCGGTTTTCAGGAAAATTTAATGCTTGGTTCGGGATTGTTTTTCCTGGTACTTATTGTCGCCATATCCTGGACGTTGATTCAGTCAATTCGTAAGGGAATTCATTCGACGGTTCAAGAGGTTAATCAGGTGGTTGATACCATGAATTTCAACCAGAAACTATCTGATCGAAGTGATGAGCTGGGCGAAATATCTAAGGCATTGAATTTAATGCTCATGGCGATTAAAACCAGCATTAGTGAAACAAATACCGTTGTCAGTGCCATTGCAAACGGAGATTTTACCAAACGGGTCAATAGTCAACAGAAAGGTGATCTAGACATTCTGAAGCAAGGTGTTAATGGTTCAGCGGAAAGTGTGGACTTTATGATGAGCGAATTGTCAAAAGTGATGCAGGCGTTGTATCAAGGGCAGTTTGATATCCAAATGGATCCACGAGTTCCAAAATCTTTCAGTCAACAGGTCGATGATGCCTTGAACAGTATTAATACTGTGATGGTCGAAATTATTAATGTCATGTCTGCGATGAATAAAGGGCAATTTGATCAGAGGGTTCAGGTTGAAGCGAGAGGCGATTTAGCTGAGTTGAAAGAGCGAGTGAACAGCTCGATGGATTCGTTGAGTCAAGCGATTAGCGATATTAAGCGTATTGTTGTCGCTCAATCTGAAGGGGATTTAACGCAATCCATTACTCAATCTTATGAAGGAGAGCTGGCTGTTCTGAAAGACGCGATTAACAAGTCGATTGCTAGTCTTGATGAAATTGTATTTGTTGCAATGGAGGCTGCAGGAACTGTGGCGACTGCAGCGGATGAGGTTGCTGCCGGGTCAATGGACTTGAGTCAGAGAGTTCAAGAACAGGCGGCTTCAATTGAGCAGAGTAGTGCAACGATGGAAGAGTTTAGTTCTTCTGTACAAAATAATGCACAGAGCGCTTCTGAAGAGACCAATATTGAGCATGAAGTCGAATCCAAGGCGAAAGCTGCGTCTGAAGTAATGAGTCAAACAATTGTGGCGATGAATGCTATTCAGGAGTCAAGCCATAAAATTTCTGAAATTGTCTCTATGATTGACGGTATTGCTTTCCAGACAAATTTGCTGGCGTTGAATGCGGCGGTAGAAGCGGCCCGTGCAGGTGAGCACGGTCGAGGTTTTGCGGTAGTCGCTGGAGAAGTCAGAGCGCTGGCGCAAAAATCAGCTGAAGCGGCCAAAGACATTTCATCACTTATCAATGAAAGTGTGAATCGTATTGATCAGGGGACCAAACTGGCAACGGAGTCCGGAGAAGTGATTAATCAGATTACGGATTCAATCGAGCAGGTCACGCGTATGAGTGAGCAGATTTCAGGCGCTTCAAATGAGCAGGCCCAGGGTGTTCAGCAGCTGCAGATTGCCATCGGTCAGATTGATCAGGTGACACAACAGAATGCTGCTTTGGTTGAAGAGACCTCTGCCGCAGCGGAAAGCATGCGTGATCAGGCAACAGTACTCAAGGAGAAAATGTCATTCTTCAGAACGACCAAACTTTCTTCTCAGTTGCCTCCTGTTTCGGCAAAGCCAGTGCAGAGTGAAGTTAAATCAATTGCTGCACCTGCAGCCAAAAAAGAAGAGCCGATACAGATACAAAGTAAAGACGGAAAAGGAAAGGGTCAGTCAAACTACGGTAGTGGTGAAGATTGGGTTGATTTCTAA
- a CDS encoding tautomerase family protein, with product MPLIVIHLPENTFSAEQKQRFAKQATDTLLALEGMSGHPKAQNLSWVQFCEFKRDDFYMAGHKVDKPHYRLDISIFQGTMAGDKKEQLTEQLTDLILQVEETDHNLLNAARVWVMINEVPDGNWGGAGKIYRIQDLMKMMR from the coding sequence ATGCCATTAATAGTAATTCATTTACCCGAAAACACCTTTTCTGCCGAACAAAAACAACGTTTTGCCAAACAGGCAACCGATACCCTTCTTGCTCTTGAAGGAATGTCCGGTCATCCCAAAGCGCAAAATCTCAGCTGGGTTCAATTCTGTGAATTTAAACGAGACGATTTTTATATGGCGGGTCATAAGGTTGATAAACCGCATTACCGGTTGGACATCAGCATATTCCAAGGCACGATGGCCGGCGATAAAAAGGAACAGCTGACCGAACAGCTCACCGATCTGATCTTGCAGGTTGAAGAAACCGATCATAATTTACTGAATGCCGCTCGCGTCTGGGTCATGATTAATGAAGTTCCCGACGGTAACTGGGGCGGAGCCGGGAAAATCTACCGCATTCAGGACTTGATGAAAATGATGCGTTAA
- a CDS encoding 5'-nucleotidase C-terminal domain-containing protein has translation MSLNRREFLHVMSMAAAAGMLPGTASAMSGGADKAAAAKASAEIYNKPMKGKVRLLHITDTHAQLKPIYFREPNVNLGTGPAFGKLPHVVGDKLLKELGIDKNANPELAHAFTYLNFQDASETYGKVGGFAHLKTVLDMLRDQAGGQQNTITMDGGDLWHGSGTALWTRGADMVEASNQIGIDIMTGHWEFTYKEEEVLKNLNNFKGEFVAQNIRVKEDSLFGDAYREMVEANNGIGLYDEDEARAFKPYVIKVVNGERVAVVGQAFPRTANANPQSNFPDWSFGLREDALQETVDHIRENEKPAAIVMISHNGMDVDIKMASRVSGIDAIFGGHTHDGVPKTINVKTPEGGVCYVTNAGSNGKFVGCMDLDIQNGKLKGVNYSLLPVFSNVVEADAGVQKFIDDLYNTKYDNNVIESRRESAYVNKDRLGKTYGEILGEELAVAEDTLYRRGNFMGTWDQIIVNALREEHDTQIAMSAGVRWGTSVLAGETITMERVMDETSMTYGETYKSEVTGAQMKDILEGICENLFQKDPYLQSGGDMVRLGGMDYTCEPNAALGNRISDMRLDDGTPLEANKTYTVAGWAQVEAIGEGRLMWDVTADYLRRHKNDMKLKKVNHPKLKGVSDNPGIEAYPGEMA, from the coding sequence ATGTCTTTAAATCGCCGAGAATTTCTACATGTAATGTCTATGGCTGCTGCGGCAGGTATGTTGCCAGGTACGGCTTCTGCAATGTCTGGTGGTGCGGATAAAGCTGCTGCTGCAAAAGCGTCTGCGGAGATCTACAACAAACCTATGAAAGGTAAGGTTCGTCTGTTACACATTACAGATACACACGCTCAGTTGAAGCCAATCTACTTCCGTGAGCCGAATGTAAACTTGGGTACAGGTCCGGCGTTTGGTAAGCTTCCTCACGTTGTTGGTGACAAGCTTCTTAAAGAACTAGGTATTGATAAGAACGCTAACCCAGAACTTGCACACGCATTCACCTACCTAAACTTCCAGGATGCATCTGAAACTTACGGTAAAGTAGGTGGTTTCGCACACCTTAAAACTGTTCTAGATATGCTTCGCGATCAAGCTGGCGGTCAGCAAAACACGATCACTATGGATGGTGGTGACCTTTGGCACGGTTCCGGTACAGCTCTATGGACTCGTGGTGCGGACATGGTTGAAGCGTCAAACCAGATCGGTATTGATATTATGACTGGTCACTGGGAATTCACTTATAAAGAAGAAGAAGTTCTTAAAAACCTGAACAACTTCAAAGGTGAGTTCGTTGCACAGAACATCCGTGTTAAAGAAGATTCACTATTCGGTGACGCTTACCGTGAAATGGTTGAAGCGAACAACGGTATCGGTCTATACGACGAAGACGAAGCTCGTGCATTCAAACCATATGTAATCAAAGTTGTTAACGGCGAGCGTGTTGCGGTTGTTGGTCAGGCGTTCCCTCGTACAGCTAACGCGAACCCTCAGTCTAACTTCCCTGACTGGTCATTCGGTCTTCGTGAAGACGCGCTTCAGGAAACGGTTGATCACATCCGTGAAAACGAAAAACCTGCTGCGATCGTCATGATCTCTCACAACGGTATGGACGTTGATATCAAGATGGCTTCTCGTGTTTCTGGTATCGATGCAATCTTCGGTGGTCACACGCACGATGGTGTTCCTAAAACTATCAATGTTAAAACTCCTGAAGGCGGTGTTTGTTACGTTACTAACGCTGGTTCTAACGGTAAGTTCGTTGGTTGTATGGACCTTGATATCCAGAACGGTAAGCTTAAAGGTGTTAACTACTCGCTTCTACCAGTATTCTCTAACGTTGTTGAAGCGGATGCAGGCGTTCAGAAGTTCATCGATGACCTATACAACACCAAGTATGACAACAACGTAATCGAATCACGTCGTGAAAGTGCTTACGTAAACAAAGATCGTCTAGGTAAAACTTACGGCGAGATCCTTGGTGAAGAGCTAGCGGTAGCGGAAGACACTCTATACCGTCGTGGTAACTTCATGGGGACTTGGGATCAAATCATCGTAAACGCACTACGTGAAGAGCACGATACGCAAATCGCAATGTCTGCCGGTGTTCGTTGGGGTACTTCTGTACTAGCGGGTGAAACCATCACTATGGAACGCGTAATGGACGAAACTTCTATGACTTACGGTGAAACCTACAAGTCTGAAGTGACAGGTGCGCAAATGAAAGATATCCTTGAAGGTATCTGTGAAAACCTATTCCAGAAAGACCCATACCTACAGTCTGGTGGTGATATGGTTCGTCTTGGTGGTATGGATTACACTTGTGAGCCTAATGCGGCACTTGGTAACCGTATCTCTGACATGCGTCTTGACGATGGTACTCCGCTTGAAGCGAACAAAACTTATACTGTTGCCGGTTGGGCGCAGGTTGAGGCAATCGGTGAAGGTCGTCTAATGTGGGATGTTACTGCTGATTACCTACGTCGTCACAAAAACGACATGAAGCTTAAGAAAGTTAACCATCCTAAGCTTAAAGGTGTTTCAGATAACCCTGGTATCGAAGCATACCCAGGTGAAATGGCTTAA